In Mycolicibacterium alvei, a single window of DNA contains:
- a CDS encoding CBS domain-containing protein, with amino-acid sequence MRIADVLKTKGTAVVTISPETTVTELLAGLTELNIGAMVVIGPGGLAGIVSERDVVRKLHERGSSLLSQPVSEIMTTVVATCTPRDTVDHLSALMTENRVRHIPVLDGGRLAGIVSIGDVVKTRMEELEAEQEQLQAYITQSR; translated from the coding sequence ATGCGAATCGCGGACGTGCTGAAAACCAAGGGCACGGCGGTGGTGACGATTTCACCGGAGACCACGGTAACGGAGTTGTTGGCCGGGCTGACCGAGCTGAACATCGGTGCCATGGTGGTTATCGGGCCGGGTGGTCTGGCCGGCATCGTCTCGGAGCGAGATGTGGTGCGCAAGCTGCATGAGCGGGGCAGCAGCCTGTTGTCGCAGCCGGTGTCGGAGATCATGACCACGGTGGTGGCGACCTGCACTCCGCGCGACACCGTCGATCACCTCAGTGCGCTGATGACCGAGAACCGGGTGCGCCACATCCCGGTGCTCGACGGTGGCCGGCTGGCCGGCATCGTCAGCATCGGCGACGTCGTCAAGACCCGGATGGAAGAACTCGAGGCCGAGCAGGAACAGCTGCAGGCCTACATCACCCAGAGCCGTTGA
- a CDS encoding GNAT family N-acetyltransferase — protein sequence MAAVDVRPPCKSDVKPLAAVLGRAFYDDPVMSWMLPDDPHRRRALARMFATMTRRHFLAGGGSEVAVRAGVIGAAALWDPPGCWRHTPLQELLMMPGFARAFGRRAGRGQQVAGLMKKHHPEEPHWYLAVIGSDPTVRGGGFGHVLMRSRLDRVDAEHAPAYLESSNPDNVPYYLRFGFEVTGEIALPDGGPVMTAMWRRPR from the coding sequence GTGGCCGCCGTCGATGTCCGTCCGCCGTGCAAAAGTGACGTGAAGCCGCTCGCCGCGGTCCTGGGCCGGGCCTTCTACGACGACCCGGTGATGTCGTGGATGTTGCCGGACGACCCGCATCGGCGACGGGCGCTGGCCCGGATGTTCGCCACCATGACCCGTCGTCATTTCCTGGCCGGAGGCGGCAGTGAGGTGGCGGTGCGGGCAGGCGTCATCGGCGCGGCGGCACTGTGGGATCCACCGGGGTGCTGGCGGCACACCCCCTTGCAGGAGCTGCTGATGATGCCCGGCTTCGCCCGGGCCTTCGGGCGCCGGGCGGGCCGGGGCCAGCAGGTCGCCGGGTTGATGAAGAAGCATCATCCCGAGGAGCCGCATTGGTACCTCGCGGTGATCGGGAGCGACCCCACGGTTCGCGGCGGCGGTTTCGGGCACGTCCTGATGCGATCGCGTCTTGATCGCGTCGACGCCGAACATGCACCGGCCTACCTGGAGTCGAGCAACCCCGACAACGTCCCGTATTACCTGCGTTTCGGGTTCGAGGTCACCGGGGAGATCGCCCTTCCCGACGGCGGTCCGGTCATGACCGCGATGTGGCGCCGCCCGCGCTGA
- a CDS encoding type II toxin-antitoxin system PemK/MazF family toxin has translation MASQWKAFQQVLKDVRDGAGHLVFNEAPKFVRQLQTTDNVPRTVQQGIQQGLQQGIRLGLGVLAGATAPPPQAITAGRPVSKNSVPTAHRARKVVYAPDLDGRADPGEIVWTWVVYEDDPTQGKDRPVLVVGRDQRTLLGLMLSSQDYHRDEPDWIGIGTGTWDYDGRPSWVRLDRVLDVPEEGIRREGAILDRSRFEAVAVRLRAQYSWS, from the coding sequence ATGGCGTCGCAGTGGAAGGCGTTCCAACAGGTTCTCAAGGACGTCAGGGACGGCGCCGGGCACCTGGTGTTCAACGAGGCCCCGAAGTTCGTCCGCCAGCTTCAGACCACCGACAACGTGCCGCGGACAGTGCAGCAGGGTATCCAGCAAGGCCTTCAGCAGGGCATAAGGCTGGGCCTGGGGGTGCTCGCGGGTGCGACCGCCCCGCCACCGCAGGCGATCACCGCCGGTCGTCCGGTATCGAAGAACAGTGTTCCCACCGCACACCGCGCCCGCAAAGTGGTGTACGCCCCCGATCTGGACGGGCGGGCCGATCCCGGCGAGATCGTCTGGACCTGGGTGGTCTACGAGGACGATCCAACCCAGGGCAAGGACCGCCCCGTCCTGGTGGTGGGTCGCGATCAACGCACCCTGCTGGGGCTCATGCTGTCCAGCCAGGACTACCACCGAGACGAACCGGACTGGATCGGCATCGGGACCGGTACGTGGGACTACGACGGCAGGCCGAGCTGGGTCCGGTTGGACCGGGTGCTGGACGTGCCAGAGGAAGGCATTCGCCGCGAAGGCGCGATCCTGGACCGCAGCCGGTTCGAAGCGGTCGCGGTCCGGCTGCGCGCTCAGTACTCCTGGAGCTGA
- the lepA gene encoding translation elongation factor 4, whose product MLDTHAHQEIPISSFADKTFTAPAQIRNFCIIAHIDHGKSTLADRMLQLTGVVDDRSMRAQYLDRMDIERERGITIKAQNVRLPWKVGDEEFVLHLIDTPGHVDFTYEVSRALEACEGAVLLVDAAQGIEAQTLANLYLALDRDLTVIPVLNKIDLPAADPERYAGELAHIIGCEPSDVLRVSGKTGVGVAELLDEVVRQVPAPTGDADAPARAMIFDSVYDIYRGVVTYVRVVDGKITPREKIAMMSTGATHELLEVGIVSPDPKPSDGLGVGEVGYLITGVKDVRQSKVGDTVTTARKGATEALTGYREPRPMVYSGLYPVDGSDYPVLREALDKLQLNDAALTYEPETSVALGFGFRCGFLGLLHMEITRERLEREFNLDLISTAPNVVYRVIRDDGSESVVTNPSDWPEGKVREVHEPVVKTTVIAPSEFIGTIMELCQSRRGELGGMDYLSPERVELRYTMPLGEIIFDFFDSLKSRTRGYASLDYEEAGEQQADLVKVDILLQGEAVDAFSAIVHKDSAAAYGNKMTTKLKELIPRQQFEVPVQAAIGAKIIARENIRAIRKDVLSKCYGGDITRKRKLLEKQKEGKKRMKTIGRVEVPQEAFVAALSTDAASDKPKK is encoded by the coding sequence GTGCTGGACACCCACGCTCACCAGGAGATTCCCATCAGCAGCTTCGCCGACAAGACGTTCACTGCGCCGGCGCAGATCAGGAACTTCTGCATCATCGCCCACATCGACCACGGCAAATCGACGCTGGCGGACCGGATGCTGCAGCTCACCGGCGTCGTCGATGACCGGTCGATGCGTGCGCAGTACCTGGACCGGATGGACATCGAGCGGGAGCGCGGCATCACAATCAAGGCGCAGAACGTGCGGCTGCCTTGGAAAGTCGGCGATGAAGAGTTCGTTCTGCACCTGATCGACACCCCCGGCCACGTCGACTTCACCTACGAGGTGTCCCGCGCCTTGGAGGCGTGTGAGGGTGCGGTGCTGCTGGTCGACGCCGCCCAGGGCATCGAGGCGCAGACGCTGGCGAACCTGTACCTGGCACTCGACCGGGATCTCACGGTCATCCCGGTGCTCAACAAGATCGACCTGCCGGCCGCAGACCCGGAGCGTTATGCCGGCGAGCTTGCCCACATCATCGGTTGTGAGCCGTCGGATGTGCTGCGGGTGTCCGGTAAGACCGGTGTCGGCGTGGCCGAGTTGCTCGACGAGGTGGTCCGGCAGGTGCCGGCGCCGACCGGCGATGCCGACGCTCCCGCGCGGGCGATGATCTTCGACTCGGTCTACGACATCTACCGCGGCGTGGTCACCTACGTGCGCGTCGTCGACGGCAAGATCACCCCGCGCGAGAAGATCGCGATGATGTCCACCGGCGCCACCCACGAACTGCTCGAGGTCGGCATCGTCTCGCCCGACCCGAAGCCCAGCGACGGTCTCGGAGTTGGCGAAGTGGGCTATCTCATCACGGGTGTGAAGGACGTCCGGCAGTCCAAGGTCGGCGACACCGTGACGACGGCGCGCAAGGGTGCCACCGAGGCCCTGACCGGCTACCGGGAGCCCCGGCCGATGGTCTATTCCGGGCTCTACCCGGTGGACGGCTCCGACTATCCGGTGCTGCGCGAGGCGCTGGACAAGCTGCAGCTCAACGACGCCGCGCTGACCTACGAGCCGGAAACCTCGGTGGCGCTGGGCTTCGGGTTCCGCTGCGGCTTCCTCGGGTTGCTGCACATGGAGATCACCCGCGAGCGCCTGGAGCGCGAGTTCAACCTCGACCTGATCTCCACCGCGCCCAACGTGGTCTATCGCGTTATCAGAGACGACGGCTCAGAAAGCGTCGTGACCAACCCGTCGGACTGGCCCGAGGGCAAGGTTCGGGAGGTCCACGAGCCGGTGGTCAAGACCACGGTGATCGCTCCCAGCGAGTTCATCGGCACGATCATGGAGCTGTGCCAGTCGCGACGCGGCGAACTCGGCGGCATGGACTACCTGTCGCCCGAGCGCGTCGAGTTGCGCTACACCATGCCGCTGGGCGAGATCATCTTCGACTTCTTCGATTCGCTGAAGTCCCGGACCCGCGGCTACGCCAGCCTCGACTACGAGGAGGCCGGTGAGCAGCAGGCCGATCTGGTCAAGGTCGACATCCTGCTGCAGGGCGAGGCAGTCGACGCCTTCAGCGCCATCGTGCACAAGGATTCGGCCGCGGCCTACGGCAACAAGATGACCACCAAGCTCAAGGAGCTCATCCCTCGTCAGCAGTTCGAGGTTCCGGTCCAGGCCGCGATCGGTGCGAAAATCATTGCCCGCGAGAACATCCGGGCGATCCGTAAAGACGTGCTGTCCAAGTGCTACGGCGGTGACATCACCCGTAAGCGCAAGCTGCTGGAGAAGCAGAAAGAGGGCAAGAAGCGCATGAAGACCATCGGTCGCGTGGAGGTTCCCCAGGAGGCGTTCGTGGCGGCCCTGTCCACCGACGCCGCCTCGGACAAGCCCAAGAAGTAG
- a CDS encoding class I SAM-dependent methyltransferase has translation MSEKDRRRWDAAYTDGESESDAVPALPQVFGDQAGRFPVTGSALDIACGTGKGSVWLARRGLAVWGLDVSAVAIDEARQAAARHGVAERCRFDVADLDEGLPAGPPVDVVLCHRFRDPGLYPSLAARLRPGGLLAICVLSEVGAEPGRFRAGPGELAAAFAGLETLGAAEGDGQAWLVARAAATAR, from the coding sequence GTGAGCGAGAAGGACCGCCGCCGGTGGGACGCGGCCTATACCGACGGGGAGTCGGAGTCGGATGCGGTGCCGGCCCTGCCGCAGGTGTTCGGTGATCAGGCCGGCCGGTTTCCCGTGACCGGATCGGCCCTCGACATCGCGTGCGGCACAGGCAAAGGTTCGGTGTGGCTGGCTCGGCGCGGGCTGGCCGTCTGGGGCCTCGATGTGTCCGCCGTGGCGATCGACGAGGCGAGACAGGCCGCCGCACGCCACGGGGTGGCAGAGCGCTGCCGTTTCGATGTCGCCGATCTGGACGAGGGTTTGCCGGCCGGACCGCCGGTCGACGTGGTGCTGTGCCATCGCTTCCGTGACCCGGGGCTCTATCCGTCCCTGGCCGCCCGACTACGACCGGGCGGTCTGCTGGCCATCTGCGTGCTCAGTGAGGTCGGCGCGGAGCCGGGCCGATTCCGGGCCGGTCCGGGTGAACTCGCGGCGGCCTTTGCCGGTCTGGAGACCCTCGGCGCGGCCGAGGGTGACGGCCAGGCCTGGCTGGTGGCCCGGGCAGCCGCTACTGCGCGTTGA
- a CDS encoding glycoside hydrolase family 15 protein, producing MVLQQTEPTDVVAAAESTPGTPTSVPGPLTVTAPVPYSSAGALRNPFPPIADYGFLSDCENTCLISSAGSVEWLCVPRPDSPSVFGAILDRNAGHFRLGPYGVTVPSARRYLPGSLILETTWQTHTGWLIVRDALVMGPWHDIETRSRTHRRTPMDWDAEHILLRTVRCVSGTVELVMNCEPAFDYHRVSASWEYSGPAYGEAIARASVNPDSHPTMRLTTNLRIGIEGREARARTRLTEGDNVFVALSWSRHPAPQTFEEASDKMWTTSESWRQWINIGDFPDHPWRSYLQRSALTLKGLTYSPTGALLAAPTTSLPETPQGERNWDYRYSWIRDSTFALWGLYTLGLDREADDFFAFIADVSGANNGERHPLQVMYGVGGERSLVEEELHHLSGYDGARPVRIGNGAYNQMQHDIWGTMLDSVYLHAKSREQIPEALWPVLKNQVEEALKHWKEPDRGIWEVRGEPQHFTSSKIMCWVALDRGSKLAELQGEKSYAQQWRAMAEEIKADVLARGVDSRGVLTQRYGDDALDASLLLAVLTRFLPSDDPRVRATVLAIADELTEDGLVLRYRVHETDDGLSGEEGTFTICSFWLVSALVEIGEVSRAKHLLERLLSFASPLHLYAEEIEPRTGRHLGNFPQAFTHLALINAVVHVIRAEEESDSSGVFQPANAPM from the coding sequence ATGGTTCTGCAGCAGACCGAGCCCACGGATGTCGTCGCAGCAGCTGAATCGACTCCCGGGACACCCACGTCCGTCCCGGGGCCGCTGACCGTCACCGCCCCGGTGCCCTACTCGTCGGCCGGTGCGCTGCGAAACCCGTTCCCGCCGATCGCCGACTACGGCTTCCTGTCCGACTGCGAGAACACCTGTCTGATCTCCTCGGCCGGATCGGTCGAGTGGCTGTGTGTCCCCCGGCCCGACTCCCCCAGCGTGTTCGGCGCGATCCTGGACCGCAATGCGGGGCATTTCCGGCTCGGCCCCTACGGGGTGACGGTGCCGTCGGCGCGCCGGTACCTGCCGGGCAGCCTGATCCTGGAGACCACCTGGCAGACCCACACCGGCTGGCTGATCGTGCGCGACGCGCTGGTCATGGGCCCGTGGCACGACATCGAGACCCGCTCCCGCACGCACCGGCGCACCCCGATGGATTGGGACGCCGAACACATCCTGCTGCGCACCGTCCGGTGTGTCAGCGGCACCGTCGAATTGGTGATGAACTGCGAGCCGGCCTTCGACTACCACCGCGTCAGCGCGTCGTGGGAGTACTCCGGCCCGGCCTACGGCGAGGCCATCGCGCGCGCCAGTGTCAACCCGGACTCGCACCCCACGATGCGGCTCACCACCAACCTGCGGATCGGCATCGAGGGCCGCGAGGCCCGCGCCCGCACCCGGCTCACCGAGGGCGACAACGTGTTCGTCGCACTGAGTTGGTCCAGGCATCCCGCCCCGCAGACCTTCGAAGAGGCCTCGGACAAGATGTGGACCACCAGTGAGTCGTGGCGGCAGTGGATCAACATCGGCGACTTCCCCGACCACCCGTGGCGGTCGTACCTGCAGCGCAGCGCGTTGACTCTCAAGGGCCTGACCTACTCGCCCACCGGCGCCCTGCTGGCCGCCCCCACCACGTCCCTGCCGGAAACCCCTCAGGGCGAACGTAACTGGGACTACCGCTACTCGTGGATCCGGGATTCCACGTTCGCCCTCTGGGGCTTGTACACCCTGGGCCTGGACCGGGAAGCCGACGATTTCTTCGCGTTCATCGCCGACGTGTCCGGCGCCAACAACGGCGAGCGCCATCCGCTACAGGTGATGTACGGGGTCGGCGGCGAGCGCAGCCTCGTCGAGGAGGAGCTGCACCACCTGTCGGGCTACGACGGTGCGCGGCCGGTGCGGATCGGCAACGGCGCCTACAACCAGATGCAGCACGACATCTGGGGCACCATGCTCGATTCGGTGTACCTGCATGCCAAATCCCGCGAGCAGATTCCCGAGGCACTGTGGCCGGTGCTGAAGAATCAGGTCGAGGAAGCCCTCAAGCACTGGAAGGAACCCGACCGCGGGATCTGGGAGGTGCGCGGCGAGCCGCAACACTTCACCTCCAGCAAGATCATGTGCTGGGTGGCCCTGGACCGCGGTTCCAAGCTCGCCGAACTGCAGGGCGAGAAGAGCTACGCACAGCAGTGGCGCGCGATGGCCGAGGAGATCAAGGCCGATGTCCTGGCCCGCGGGGTCGATTCCCGCGGGGTGCTGACCCAGCGCTACGGCGACGACGCACTGGACGCCTCACTGCTGCTGGCAGTGCTGACCCGGTTCCTGCCGTCGGACGACCCGCGGGTGCGGGCCACCGTGCTGGCGATCGCCGACGAACTCACCGAGGACGGCCTGGTGCTGCGGTACCGGGTCCACGAGACCGACGACGGCCTGTCCGGTGAAGAGGGCACCTTCACCATCTGCTCGTTCTGGCTGGTGTCGGCGCTCGTCGAGATCGGTGAGGTGAGCCGGGCCAAGCATCTGCTGGAGCGGCTGCTCTCGTTCGCCAGTCCGCTGCACCTGTACGCCGAGGAGATCGAGCCGCGCACCGGCCGCCACCTGGGCAACTTCCCGCAGGCGTTCACCCACCTCGCCCTGATCAACGCCGTGGTGCACGTCATCCGCGCCGAGGAGGAGTCCGACAGTTCCGGGGTCTTCCAGCCCGCCAACGCACCGATGTAG
- a CDS encoding Ms4533A family Cys-rich leader peptide — MYAASGNLESHVLALIAVGSRAVADVACCR, encoded by the coding sequence ATGTATGCAGCGTCCGGCAACCTCGAGAGTCATGTCCTGGCTCTCATTGCCGTGGGTTCACGCGCTGTTGCTGACGTCGCCTGTTGTCGCTGA
- a CDS encoding sulfate ABC transporter substrate-binding protein, with protein sequence MPANKPHFSKFWRTATVVATTGVLAVGCAGGASDVVGGDQGAANADTTLTLVAYAVPEPGWSKIIPAFAASEKGKGVAVRTSYGASGDQSRAVADGKPADIVNFSVEPDVARLVKADKVADDWSAGNTKGIPFGSVVSLVVRKGNPKGIKDWDDLLQPGLEVVTPSPLSSGSAKWNLLAPYAAKSNGGKDSEAGLDFVNKLVTEHVKTRPSSGREATDVFLQGTGDVLISYENEAINVERQGKPVEHVNPPQTFKIENPVAVVKTSAHADKAKALQNFLFTPEGQKLWAEAGFRPVDPAVAADFVKDFPTPAKLWTIADLGGWNEVDPSLFDKDNGSITNIYKQATG encoded by the coding sequence GTGCCCGCAAACAAGCCCCACTTCAGCAAGTTCTGGCGTACCGCCACCGTCGTGGCCACCACCGGCGTTCTGGCCGTCGGCTGCGCCGGCGGCGCCAGTGACGTCGTCGGCGGCGATCAGGGCGCTGCGAATGCCGATACCACGCTGACGCTCGTCGCCTATGCCGTGCCCGAACCGGGTTGGAGCAAGATCATCCCGGCGTTCGCCGCCAGCGAGAAAGGCAAGGGCGTTGCCGTGCGGACTTCGTACGGCGCCTCGGGCGATCAGTCTCGGGCTGTGGCCGACGGCAAGCCGGCCGACATCGTGAACTTCTCGGTCGAACCCGATGTGGCCCGGCTGGTCAAGGCCGACAAGGTGGCCGACGACTGGAGCGCAGGCAATACGAAGGGAATCCCGTTCGGTTCTGTGGTGTCATTGGTGGTGCGCAAGGGTAACCCCAAGGGCATCAAGGACTGGGATGATCTGCTGCAGCCCGGGCTTGAGGTGGTCACCCCGAGCCCGCTGAGTTCAGGTTCGGCCAAGTGGAACCTGCTGGCCCCGTATGCGGCAAAGAGTAACGGTGGCAAGGATTCTGAGGCCGGTCTCGACTTCGTCAACAAGCTGGTGACCGAGCACGTCAAGACCCGCCCGAGTTCGGGCCGGGAGGCCACCGATGTGTTCCTGCAGGGCACCGGCGACGTACTGATCAGCTACGAGAACGAGGCGATCAACGTCGAGCGGCAGGGCAAGCCCGTCGAACACGTCAATCCGCCGCAGACCTTCAAGATCGAGAACCCGGTGGCGGTCGTCAAGACCAGCGCCCACGCCGACAAGGCCAAGGCCCTGCAGAACTTCCTGTTCACCCCCGAGGGCCAGAAGCTCTGGGCCGAGGCCGGATTCCGTCCGGTCGACCCGGCGGTGGCGGCGGACTTCGTCAAGGACTTCCCGACGCCGGCGAAGCTGTGGACGATCGCCGATCTGGGTGGATGGAATGAAGTCGACCCGTCGTTGTTCGACAAGGACAACGGTTCGATCACCAACATCTACAAGCAGGCGACTGGATGA
- the cysT gene encoding sulfate ABC transporter permease subunit CysT encodes MTVVKQTDAAQSAPADPTGGARPGRYGSTSLRVGAASIWLSVIVLLPLAAILWQAAGGGWNAFWSAVTSNAALDSFRVTLTISTGVTVVNLFFGLVVAWVLTRDDFPGKRLVDSVIDLPFALPTIVASLVMLALYGPASPVGLHLQHTKWGVGIALLFVTLPFVVRSVQPVLLELDQETEEAAASLGASNRVIFGKVILPALLPALLSGAGLAFSRAIGEFGSVVLIGGAIPGETEVSSQWIRTLIENDDRTGAAAISIVLLLISFAVLFVLRAVGSRAAKREELAA; translated from the coding sequence ATGACGGTAGTCAAACAGACCGATGCAGCCCAGTCCGCGCCGGCGGATCCCACCGGCGGCGCGCGGCCCGGCCGCTACGGCAGCACGTCGCTGCGCGTCGGCGCGGCCTCGATCTGGCTGAGCGTCATCGTGCTGCTGCCGTTGGCGGCGATCCTGTGGCAGGCGGCGGGCGGCGGATGGAACGCCTTCTGGTCGGCGGTCACCTCGAACGCGGCGCTGGATTCGTTCCGGGTGACACTGACCATCTCGACCGGTGTGACGGTGGTGAACCTTTTCTTCGGCCTGGTGGTGGCCTGGGTGCTGACCCGCGACGACTTCCCGGGGAAGCGGCTGGTCGATTCCGTGATCGATCTTCCCTTTGCCCTGCCGACGATCGTGGCGAGCCTGGTGATGCTGGCGCTGTACGGGCCGGCCAGCCCGGTCGGGCTGCACCTGCAGCACACCAAATGGGGTGTCGGCATCGCGCTGCTGTTCGTCACGCTGCCGTTCGTGGTGCGTTCGGTGCAACCGGTGTTGCTCGAACTCGACCAGGAGACCGAGGAGGCCGCCGCGTCGCTGGGGGCCAGCAACCGGGTCATCTTCGGCAAGGTGATCCTGCCGGCGCTACTGCCCGCCCTGCTGTCCGGGGCCGGCCTGGCGTTCTCGCGGGCCATCGGTGAATTCGGTTCGGTCGTGCTGATCGGCGGTGCGATTCCCGGCGAGACCGAGGTGTCCTCACAGTGGATCCGGACCCTGATCGAGAACGACGATCGAACCGGTGCCGCGGCGATCTCCATTGTGTTGCTGCTGATCTCGTTCGCGGTGCTGTTCGTGTTGCGGGCAGTGGGTTCACGCGCGGCCAAACGTGAGGAGCTTGCGGCATGA
- the cysW gene encoding sulfate ABC transporter permease subunit CysW, with the protein MTLSPRVRYLLRFLALGYVAVLVAVPVGLILWRTFGPGVGAFFASVGTPAAISALNLSLLVVAIVVPLNVLFGVPTALVLARNRFRGKSALQAVVDLPFAVSPVVVGVALILLWGSAGLLGFVENDLGFKIIFGLPGIVLASIFVTVPFVIREVEPVLHEIGTDQEEAAATLGSTWWQTFWRITLPSIRWGLTYGIVLTVARTLGEFGAVIMVSSNLPGTSQTLTLLVADRYNRGTAESVYGAYAISTLLMAVAVIVLVVQVILDRRRIKAAQ; encoded by the coding sequence ATGACGCTCTCGCCACGGGTGCGCTACCTGCTGCGCTTTCTGGCGCTGGGCTATGTGGCGGTGCTGGTCGCGGTCCCGGTCGGGCTGATCCTCTGGCGCACCTTCGGGCCGGGTGTCGGTGCGTTCTTCGCATCGGTGGGCACGCCTGCGGCGATCTCGGCGCTGAACCTGTCGCTGTTGGTGGTGGCCATCGTGGTGCCGCTGAATGTGTTGTTCGGCGTTCCGACCGCTCTGGTGCTGGCGCGCAACCGGTTCCGCGGCAAGAGCGCCTTGCAGGCGGTCGTCGACCTGCCGTTCGCCGTGTCACCGGTGGTCGTCGGTGTCGCGCTGATCCTGCTGTGGGGATCGGCGGGGCTGCTGGGCTTCGTCGAGAACGATCTCGGATTCAAGATCATCTTCGGACTCCCGGGCATCGTGCTGGCCAGCATCTTCGTCACGGTGCCGTTCGTGATTCGTGAGGTCGAACCGGTGTTGCACGAGATCGGCACCGACCAGGAGGAAGCCGCCGCGACACTGGGATCGACCTGGTGGCAGACGTTCTGGCGGATCACCCTGCCGTCGATCCGGTGGGGTCTGACCTACGGCATCGTGCTCACCGTCGCCCGCACGCTGGGGGAGTTCGGTGCGGTGATCATGGTGTCCTCGAACCTGCCGGGGACCTCCCAGACCCTGACGCTGCTGGTGGCCGACCGCTACAACCGCGGTACCGCCGAGTCGGTGTACGGGGCATACGCCATCTCGACTTTGCTCATGGCGGTGGCAGTGATCGTCCTGGTCGTTCAGGTGATCCTCGACCGTCGACGAATCAAGGCCGCGCAGTAG